The Lysobacter enzymogenes DNA segment CAGGGTCACCTTGGCGCGTTGGCCGGTGACGGTGTTGATGCCGTCGAGGAACAGCATCCGCTCCGGCGGCGGGGTCGTGAACAGGGCGATGTTGACCGTCGCGCCGTACTGGTAGGTCGCCTTGTAGGGCTGGGTGAAGCCATCGACCTTCCGCAGCCCGATCACGCCGGCCGTCGGCGACTCGGTCCACCAGTTTGCCGGCGGGATCGTCACCGGGGGATTGGCGCTGTCGGTCAACGACAGCTCGCTGATGTGGCCGCGATCGAGCGCGACCAGGTCGCCCGCCTTGAGGCTCGCCGGCAGCAGTTCGTTGCTGACCGCGCCGGCAGGCACGGTCGCCGGCAACGCGTACAAGCCCTCGGCCAAGTTCTCCGGGGTGGCTTCGTCCAGCGTCAGGTTGACGTTCGCGGTCTTGGATTGGACAAGACGGCCATACAGCAGGCGATTGCCGCTGAAGGATTCGAACTTGTCCGAATTTTGGACTTCCAGGGCGAGTTCCAGCTGCGGGGCGTTGCCGACCCAGCGCAGCGGACCGGGCTTGCCCGTGGACTGGCGCTGGGCGAGGTAGACCTTGCCTTGGAAAGAAAACAGATTCGGCGCGGCCATCGGGTCGCGTGCTCCTATATATAAGGTGTCGAAGGCCGCCAGCCGGCGGCCCATTCAGCGGCGCAGGGAGCGCAACAGTTGCCGATCCAACTCGGCGGTGATCACATCCAGGCCCGCTTGGGCCATGCGTTCCGGGCGATCGCCCTTGCGCAGCATCTGAGCCAGCGAAGGGCCGAACAGAGGTTCGATGGGGTAGCGCGGGACTCGGCGCGTCCCGCCACTACCGGCCAGGGGCTCGCGCTCCCACGCCTTCCGAATCCCTTGGCCGCACCGACTGCGCACGAAGCCGTGGGGCTCGTGGCCGGGCCGGTTGCGGAAGATGCGATAGCGCAGACCCGATGTCGTACCGCGCCCGGCGAAGTTGAGCAGGCCGATGCCGCGCACGCGCCCGACGAGCTCGATGCCCTCTCGGGTGGTCCGCACACTCAGCCCATCGCGAATCCGTGTCGCGGACAGCGCGTATTCGGTTTGGATGTCCCTGCGGGCGATGACCGGCCAGCGGCGTCGGAGCGTGCCGAGCGCGCGGCGCTGGGCAATCAGCACTTTCGCGGGCAGGTCGCTGATCCGCTTGGCCGCCTCCAGAGCGCCATCGGCGTCGATGGAAACCCGCATCAGCGCCGATACCGCACGGTCAGGGTCAGTTGCACCGCGACCACCGCCAACCCCTCGGGCCGGTCAAGGAACACGATGTCCTCGACCTGCAACGGCAGCGCTTGCGGCAGCGGAATCCACGCATCGAGCGCATCCTCGATATCCGCGGCGATCGCGTGTGCGAGCGCATGGGAATCGTTAAATCGCGACGGCACGGTTGCCTCGACCATCGCCTCCAACAACCGATATTGTCCCTGCGGCTTTTGGGCATCGCGCTGCACGCCCAATGCCGCCAGCGTCAGTCCCAACGCCTCATGGGCCGCGTACTGAATCGGCTCACGCGTTACAACGGTCCCGATGTCGGTTCGATACCCGCGGTCGGAACGAATCTCCGCCAACCGGCTGGTAATGCGCTCCAGTAGCGTCCACGTCTGCGCTGGCTCAGCCATACAGGACGGCCTCGTTGACCAGACCATCGTCGCGGACCAGCGCCTCGACGGCTTGGGTCCGGCAGTCCAGGGTGACTTCGTCGCCGCGGCGGAACACCCACTCGACGTTACGGGCCACCACATGGCGCGCCCGTCCGATCACTTGCTGGAACTCCCCCAAGCGCTCGACGCCATCGCGCACGACAAGGGGGATCAGCACCGAGGGGTTAGGACGGCGCTGAACCTGCGCGATGACGCCGAGCGTGTCAAAGATTACATCGTCCATTGCCTCGAAAGCGTTCACACCGTGACCTTGACCAGCAGGCCGGGGCGCTGGCAGACCGGGAGCGGGTTGGACTGCGTGTGCAGATCCGTACCGCGGTCGAACTTGCGCGGCGCTTGCTTGGCGTACAGCAACTGGCCCATCGTGTTGACGGTCTCGTTGAAGTCGGCCGGGGCAACGTAGGTGGCGAACGTATCCAGCGTGCCCAGCGGGAACGCATGGCCTTCGTTGGGCGCGATGAAACGCACCGACTCTTCGCCCTCGACTCCCGTGCTGACCGTGGCGCGGTACTCCTCGAACACGACGCCCGCCATGGCGAAACCCGCACGGGTATCGCTACGGAAGAACTCGCCGTTCTGCCAGCGCTCCCACGCCTTCTCCACGCTGGTGTGGTTGGTCAGCGCGGTCATGAACTCCTCGGAGACCAGCACGCGCACGCCGGTCATGCGCTCCCCCAGGAGGCTGTCTTCCAGGAGATGACGCAGTTCGATGCACTTGTCTCGTACGTTGATGCCGGCGTCGGCCAACTCGAACGAGAACACCTTGGGCGCGATATCGAACACCTCGTAGAAGTTCAGCAACTCACTGCCATCGGCATCGAGCACGATGCCCTTGAGCGCGCCCATGCGCAGATGCTCCAGGGTGATCGCGTGCTTGTTACGCATGGTCTGCAGCTTGTCGGCCATGACTTCGGCCAGCGTCACCAGCTCGCTCTCCGAACCGAACGCACGCACGCCGATCACTTCCTCCGGCAAGACGACATCGTCGTGCGGGATGTGCGGAATGCTCAGCGCGCGCAGGTTGCGGCTACCACGCGTGCCCACCGTGCCGGGTGCGCCGACCGGCTTGGTCGGCAGCAGGTTCAGCACGCCATTGCGCATCTCGATCGAGACCTGCCGCGTGCGGACCGGCTTGATCGGGAACAGGTTCAGTTCGCCCAGCCGGCCATAGGTATTCGGCAGCAGGTTGATGGCCGCGGTCAGCGAGCTGACCGAGAAGGCCGGGTTGTTGAAAGGGTTGTTCATCGGCATGGATCAGGCTCCTTGGCGCACGAGCACGCCGAGCGCGCGCAACTGCTGGACCGCAGCGATGCGGTGTTCGGGAGTGGCGGTTCGGGGCCAGACCAGGTAGCGGTCCGAAACGGTGGCGTGGCGCACGACGACGATGCCGTCCGGGCTGGGTTCGGCGTTGGTGGTGATCGGCACGATGACGACGCCGGCCGCTTGTTCGCGGCCATCGGTCGCAGTGGGATCGAAGGCGGCGTACTGGCCGGTCTCGGTGATGCGACCGACGATCTGGCCCAGGACCAGGACTTGATTCGGCGCGACGGTCACTTGATCGCGCGAGTAGAGGTGATCGGCTTCGAGCTTGAGGACATCGCCCAAGTTCGGGCCTTCGAACACCGGGGGGTAGGTGGTCAGGCGCATCAGATGTGGCTCCGAACCGCGGCGGCGCGCGCCTGGACGGCGGCGATCAGCGGGTTATGGGCGGCATCGGCCTCCGGCGCCGGGCCGGAGGGCGACAGGTGGCTGGTGATCTCGAGCGATTGCGCGCGCAGGCCGAGCAGGCGTTGGCGCGCGGTCGCAGCAGTGATGCCTTCGGCCAGGTAGGCCGCGGTCAGCGCGGGCTGGCCTGCCAGCTCGCACAACTCGGCGATTGCCAGGGCGTCGGCCTGCGCTTGCGCGCGCACGGCCGCGGCGTCGACGGCGGGCGCCGTCGATTCGGGGGTGGACATCGAGGGAAACTCCAAGAAAGGGGGACGCGCGGCGGCGTCCAATTCGGTGTGCATCTGCTGCACGGCATCGCCGAGCGTTCCGAGCCGGTCGGCCAAGCCCGCGTCGATCGCGTCCTGGCCGAAGAACAAACCGGCCTCGGTCTGCCGGACGGCGTCGGCGGAGAGCCCGCGGTGGTGGGCGACCGTCAGCACGAACAGTTCGTACAGGCGGTTGACTTCGGTCTGGATCGACGCGCGCGCCTCCGGCGTCAGCGGCTCATGCGGGTTGCCGTCGTTCTTGCGCGCGCCGGCCAGGATCGGCGTGTAGTGGAGCCCCTGGTTCGTGTCGCGCTGGGATTGATCGACGTGGAGCGCGATCACACCGATCGAGCCCAAACCCGCGGTTCGGGTCACGAACACGCGCTCGGCCGCACTGGCCAGCGCATACGCTGCGGAGAACGCCGCGTCGTTCGCGACCGCCCAGATCGGCTTGTGGTCGCGGCCGGCGCGGATGCGATCGGCCAGGTCGAACACGCCCGCGGCTTCGCCGCCCGCGCTATCGACATCCAGCACGATGCCGCGCACGGATTGGTCCGACAGCGCGGCGTCGAGGCGGGCGGCGATGCTCTCGTAGCTGATCAGCCCCGACATCGCATCGAGGCCACCGGTGCGCTGCACCAGCGTGCCGTGGATCGGCAAAACGGCGATGCCCTGCGCGTCGCCAACTCGCGGCGGCGCGGGCTGCGGCGGCCCCATCTGCGGGGGCGGCATCGTCTGCAGCTCGAACTTCGGCGCGAGTACGCTCAGAATCACATCCAGCTTGGCGCGCTGGATCAGCAGAGGCGTGTTGAACACGCGCGCCGCCAAGTAAGGCAGTCCGGTCATGCGGGGATTTCGATCTCAGGCGGCGCCGGCTCGGTCGGCGCGGATTGGAAGGCGCCGTTACGCGAGACGCGGCGAGGATCGGTGTCGAACACCAGGCCGAGCGCGTCAGCGCGCGCGGCGTCGGCCGCGATCTCGCGGTCGATGGTTTCGGCGTCGTAGCCGGAACTGGCGATGGCTTCCGCGCGCGAGATCAGGCCCGCGCGAATCGCCAGGATCATCGCGTTGAACTCTTTCTCCGGGTCGACCCAGCTCCAGCCCTGCGGCACCCACTTGCAGGCGCGGTACTGGCGCTTGCGGCGGCGGTAGCCGGGCAGTTCGACGGCGCCCGCCAGAACGGCGGAGTCCACGAACGCATTCCAGATCGGCCGGCACAGCTGGAACACCAGCACCGAGTGCTGGATCATCTCGCAGCGGCGCCGAAATTCCAGCAGGCCGGCGCGGATGGACGAGTAGTTGACGCCGGTCAGATCTCCGGTCAATTGCTCGTAAGTGATGCCCATCGCCGCGGCGACGGCGCGGAACTGCGAGCGCAGGAACGCCTCGTAGCTCGCGCCGACGTCGGCCGGCTGGGCAAACGCAACGTTCTCGCCCGGCTCCAGGATTTGCAGGCTGCCCGGCTCCAGGCCGAGCGGCGCGTTACCGTGCTCGTCGGGCGGTGCGTCGCCCGGCAGCGGATCGTCGGGACCGTCGCGGGTGATGAAGCCGGCGAACATCGCCGCGGTCTTCTTGCGCACCAGCTCGGCGTCGTCGTACTGGTCCAGTTCGTTGAGCTTGACCAGCGCACGCGCCAGCCAAGGCTCGCCGCGAATCTGGCCGGGACGCAGCGGCCGGAAGACATGCAGGATCTCGGATGCGCGCACGCGCACCGTGTCCAGACCGCCCTGCCGCGTCATCGGCGCCATCGCGCCGTCCTGCGGATGCGACAGGTACAGGTGATAGGCCACCCGACGGCCGAGCCGGTCGAACTCGATGCCGGCGCGGATGACGTTGCCGTTCGGCTCCTCCCGATTCAGATGCAGGGGCAGGTGCTCGGGCTCCAGCACTTGGATTTGCAGCGGAACCGCCAGACCGTCTTCGGGGCGGCGCGGGCGCAATCGCACCAGGCACTCGCCGCCTTCCAGCAGCGCGCGGCAGGCCAGCGCCTGCAAGCCGTAGAGATCGGTCAAGCCGGCGGCGTCGGCTTCGTCCACGAAGTCGCGCCATAGCGCCTGCAACGCTTCGCGCTGGGCGGCGCCGGCAATCAGCGACTGCGGCTTGATGCCGGTGCCGACCGCGTTGGCGACGAAGGCTTCCACCGCGGCGTTGGCCCAGGCGTTGCGCCGGACCAGGTCGCGCGAGCGCACGCGCAGCGCGTCGCCGGTCGCGACCAGCGCGGCGACCGCGCCGGGATTGCTGGGCTGCCAGGCCGTCGAGCGGCGCCCGTGACCGGCCACTTCATGCACGGGCGTGCCGCCGAGCATCGCGGCGCGCAGCCGGCCCCACCAGCCCACGATCAGAAGCCCTTGGCGGTGGTGGTCAGCAGCCGGCGCACGCGACGCGGGTGGCCTTCGGTGCCGGCAAGCGCGGCTTCGACCTCGCGGATTGCGGCCAGCAGCTCATCGACCGATCGGTACTCGACCAAGCGGTCGCCGAAGCTGACGCGGCGTTCGCCGCGCGCGAGCGCGTTGCGCAACGCCTGCAATTGTTCGTGGGTGTATGGAAGATCGCTCATCGCATGAATCGGCTGGAGATGACCCGGCGCCCCGGGCGCGGGCCAGAAACAAAACGGCCGCCCGAAGGGGCGGCCGTGGGGATAGGTAAAGCGGTGGGTGCGGGAGGCGCGGTTGACGCCGGCACGCCCAGCGCCCGCTCCATCTCGCGCCAATGGCGCTCTTCGAATCGATCGACGCCGGCCTGCATCGCCGCGGCGCGCGCCATGACGTAGCAGTCCAGCGCTTCGTTGCGGTCTCGGCGCTTCTCCCACACGCGCTGGGGATAGCCGTGCCGATCCCGCCGGGTAATCAGGTGTTCGGCCGTCAGCTGCTGGAGGAACTCGCCGTCGATCTTGGGCAGGTGGACATAGCCGGCCGGAAAGCTGGGTTGGCCGTCCGGTCCGATCTCGATCGACAAGCGCAGCGCGTTGTACAACTCCAGCTTGGCGATGCCGCCGGCCACGGCGAACAGCTTCAGCCCGCGCCGTAGGCGCTTGCCCGGAATGCTCACGTCGACCGCAGTGGGGATGCCGATCAAGGCGGCGCCGCTACCGACGCCCTTCATCGGCAGCAACCGCGGATCGTGCGCGTCGCGCGCGAAGGCATACGCCTCTTGCGTGGCGTAGCCGGTATCCAAACCAAGACGGGTCAGCGGCAGCAGCGCGCCGGAGTCATGCGTCCAC contains these protein-coding regions:
- a CDS encoding major capsid protein, with protein sequence MNNPFNNPAFSVSSLTAAINLLPNTYGRLGELNLFPIKPVRTRQVSIEMRNGVLNLLPTKPVGAPGTVGTRGSRNLRALSIPHIPHDDVVLPEEVIGVRAFGSESELVTLAEVMADKLQTMRNKHAITLEHLRMGALKGIVLDADGSELLNFYEVFDIAPKVFSFELADAGINVRDKCIELRHLLEDSLLGERMTGVRVLVSEEFMTALTNHTSVEKAWERWQNGEFFRSDTRAGFAMAGVVFEEYRATVSTGVEGEESVRFIAPNEGHAFPLGTLDTFATYVAPADFNETVNTMGQLLYAKQAPRKFDRGTDLHTQSNPLPVCQRPGLLVKVTV
- a CDS encoding head decoration protein; the encoded protein is MRLTTYPPVFEGPNLGDVLKLEADHLYSRDQVTVAPNQVLVLGQIVGRITETGQYAAFDPTATDGREQAAGVVIVPITTNAEPSPDGIVVVRHATVSDRYLVWPRTATPEHRIAAVQQLRALGVLVRQGA
- a CDS encoding S49 family peptidase, which encodes MTGLPYLAARVFNTPLLIQRAKLDVILSVLAPKFELQTMPPPQMGPPQPAPPRVGDAQGIAVLPIHGTLVQRTGGLDAMSGLISYESIAARLDAALSDQSVRGIVLDVDSAGGEAAGVFDLADRIRAGRDHKPIWAVANDAAFSAAYALASAAERVFVTRTAGLGSIGVIALHVDQSQRDTNQGLHYTPILAGARKNDGNPHEPLTPEARASIQTEVNRLYELFVLTVAHHRGLSADAVRQTEAGLFFGQDAIDAGLADRLGTLGDAVQQMHTELDAAARPPFLEFPSMSTPESTAPAVDAAAVRAQAQADALAIAELCELAGQPALTAAYLAEGITAATARQRLLGLRAQSLEITSHLSPSGPAPEADAAHNPLIAAVQARAAAVRSHI
- a CDS encoding phage portal protein — translated: MGWWGRLRAAMLGGTPVHEVAGHGRRSTAWQPSNPGAVAALVATGDALRVRSRDLVRRNAWANAAVEAFVANAVGTGIKPQSLIAGAAQREALQALWRDFVDEADAAGLTDLYGLQALACRALLEGGECLVRLRPRRPEDGLAVPLQIQVLEPEHLPLHLNREEPNGNVIRAGIEFDRLGRRVAYHLYLSHPQDGAMAPMTRQGGLDTVRVRASEILHVFRPLRPGQIRGEPWLARALVKLNELDQYDDAELVRKKTAAMFAGFITRDGPDDPLPGDAPPDEHGNAPLGLEPGSLQILEPGENVAFAQPADVGASYEAFLRSQFRAVAAAMGITYEQLTGDLTGVNYSSIRAGLLEFRRRCEMIQHSVLVFQLCRPIWNAFVDSAVLAGAVELPGYRRRKRQYRACKWVPQGWSWVDPEKEFNAMILAIRAGLISRAEAIASSGYDAETIDREIAADAARADALGLVFDTDPRRVSRNGAFQSAPTEPAPPEIEIPA
- a CDS encoding phage head-tail joining protein, which gives rise to MSDLPYTHEQLQALRNALARGERRVSFGDRLVEYRSVDELLAAIREVEAALAGTEGHPRRVRRLLTTTAKGF